The following coding sequences lie in one Eubacterium ventriosum genomic window:
- a CDS encoding V-type ATP synthase subunit K: MTLGTFFDNLGLFYALLGAALAVLMAGAGSAIGVGIAGQAASGVMTEDPSKFAKVLIMQLLPGTQGLYGLLIGFITLSKIGIIGSGAVAVTSSQGLQILAACLPMAIVGLISGKYQGKTSAASIGIVAKRPEQFAKAMLFPAMVETYAILALLISFLSVNGIAL, translated from the coding sequence ATGACTTTAGGAACATTTTTCGATAATTTAGGTTTATTTTATGCATTGCTTGGAGCAGCACTTGCAGTACTTATGGCAGGCGCAGGTTCAGCAATAGGTGTAGGTATTGCAGGACAGGCTGCATCAGGAGTAATGACGGAAGATCCATCAAAATTTGCAAAAGTACTTATTATGCAGTTACTTCCGGGCACACAGGGCTTATATGGACTTCTTATTGGATTCATTACATTATCAAAAATCGGAATCATTGGCAGTGGAGCAGTTGCAGTAACATCATCACAGGGATTACAGATATTGGCAGCATGCCTTCCAATGGCAATAGTTGGTTTAATCTCAGGTAAGTATCAGGGAAAAACATCAGCAGCCAGTATTGGAATTGTAGCAAAAAGACCTGAACAATTCGCAAAGGCGATGTTGTTCCCAGCAATGGTAGAAACATACGCAATTTTAGCTCTTTTGATATCATTCTTATCAGTAAACGGTATTGCACTATAA
- a CDS encoding V-type ATP synthase subunit E, whose protein sequence is MSGLDNIVEEIRNQSKQEADEILKEADVFCKDYMNKIKKDVEVEVVSIEKKALADRKLYEEKTVSGMEFLERNSILRAKQQVIEQAIDKARESIAGLNDEEYFNVLEKLLRKNVQQGKGKICFSKKDLERIPNGFEDRVKEIVAENQGELVIDKEPANIKDGFVLVYGEIEENCTLKALFDSNIDRIKDIANKQLFG, encoded by the coding sequence ATGAGTGGTTTGGATAACATTGTAGAGGAGATTAGAAATCAGTCTAAGCAGGAAGCAGATGAAATTCTGAAAGAAGCAGATGTTTTTTGCAAGGACTATATGAATAAAATTAAAAAAGACGTAGAAGTAGAAGTTGTTTCGATTGAGAAGAAGGCTTTGGCTGACCGCAAACTTTATGAGGAAAAGACGGTTTCAGGTATGGAGTTTTTGGAACGTAATTCTATTCTTAGGGCTAAGCAGCAGGTTATTGAACAGGCTATTGATAAGGCTAGGGAGAGTATAGCAGGTCTTAATGATGAAGAATATTTTAACGTTTTAGAGAAGCTTTTAAGGAAGAATGTTCAGCAGGGCAAGGGAAAGATTTGTTTTTCTAAGAAGGATTTGGAGAGGATTCCTAATGGTTTTGAAGATAGAGTAAAAGAGATTGTGGCAGAGAATCAGGGAGAGCTTGTAATTGATAAGGAGCCGGCTAATATTAAGGACGGTTTTGTATTAGTTTATGGAGAGATTGAAGAGAATTGTACTTTGAAGGCCTTGTTTGATTCTAATATTGACAGAATAAAAGATATTGCCAATAAGCAGTTGTTTGGATAG
- a CDS encoding V0D/AC39 family V-type ATPase subunit yields the protein MEQEYIYGVARIRALEGSLFTDETINQLVQCKDYDEAMDFLRTKGWGNGNPDQSLEEMLEQERRRTWKVLDELIEDKEQCEILTIANEYHNLKAAIKQVCTELETENVFYGDTKTDTEFLKNCIRQGNYNLLPKGMEQAAKDATTVLMQTGDGQLCDVIIDRATLEAIKQAGQEATNEMIKKYADDLVTISDIKIAVRCAATNKDTSFVSKALVSCDGVSVTELIIACKDGLDGVCSYLEKIGYSQAVSALKISKSVFECWCDNKIVEDIKSQKYDSFSIGPIIAYVIARENEIKTVKIILSGKINGFDNEFIKERVRVMYA from the coding sequence ATGGAGCAGGAATATATTTATGGTGTTGCCAGAATCAGAGCACTTGAAGGTAGTTTGTTTACAGATGAAACCATTAATCAGTTGGTGCAGTGCAAGGATTATGACGAGGCTATGGATTTCTTAAGAACCAAGGGCTGGGGGAACGGAAACCCGGACCAGAGTTTGGAGGAAATGCTTGAACAGGAGCGAAGGAGAACGTGGAAGGTTCTGGATGAATTAATTGAAGACAAGGAACAATGTGAGATTCTTACCATTGCCAACGAATACCATAATCTTAAGGCGGCAATTAAGCAGGTTTGTACTGAACTTGAAACTGAAAATGTGTTTTATGGAGATACAAAAACAGACACGGAATTTTTGAAAAATTGTATAAGGCAGGGTAATTACAATCTGCTTCCTAAAGGCATGGAGCAGGCGGCAAAGGATGCAACAACAGTTCTTATGCAGACTGGCGATGGACAGTTGTGCGATGTGATTATTGACAGGGCAACACTGGAGGCAATTAAGCAGGCAGGTCAGGAAGCAACTAATGAAATGATTAAAAAATACGCAGATGACCTGGTTACCATATCAGACATTAAAATAGCAGTAAGATGTGCAGCTACAAATAAGGACACATCTTTTGTTTCAAAAGCACTTGTAAGTTGTGACGGAGTAAGCGTTACGGAATTGATTATAGCTTGCAAGGACGGCTTGGATGGAGTTTGTTCTTATCTTGAAAAGATAGGCTATAGTCAGGCAGTTAGTGCTTTAAAAATATCAAAATCAGTTTTTGAATGCTGGTGTGACAATAAGATTGTGGAAGATATAAAGTCACAGAAATATGACTCTTTTTCAATAGGACCGATTATTGCTTATGTTATTGCAAGAGAGAATGAAATTAAAACAGTAAAAATTATTCTTTCGGGCAAAATTAATGGTTTTGACAATGAGTTTATAAAAGAAAGGGTAAGGGTAATGTATGCATAA
- a CDS encoding V-type ATP synthase subunit F, which translates to MHKVAVIGDYDSIYGFSALGLDTFPVTDVTEAAHLLRKIAAGEYAIIYITEMLAKQLSAEIEKYREQMVPAIILIPGVKGNTGDGVKGVKDCVEQAIGSDIVFGKE; encoded by the coding sequence ATGCATAAAGTAGCAGTTATAGGTGATTATGACAGTATATATGGCTTTAGCGCACTGGGACTTGATACATTTCCGGTTACCGACGTAACAGAGGCAGCACATTTGCTAAGAAAAATAGCTGCAGGTGAATATGCCATTATATACATTACAGAAATGTTAGCAAAACAGCTTTCAGCAGAGATAGAAAAATACAGAGAGCAGATGGTTCCTGCAATTATCCTTATTCCGGGTGTAAAAGGAAACACGGGAGACGGAGTAAAAGGCGTTAAGGATTGTGTAGAGCAGGCTATTGGTTCGGATATTGTATTTGGGAAGGAATAA
- a CDS encoding V-type ATP synthase subunit A, with amino-acid sequence MEYSKGVIKKVAGPLVIAEGMRDANMFDVVRVSDKHLIGEIIEMHEDRASIQVYEETAGLGPGEPVVSTGAPMSVELGPGLIGSIYDGIQRPLDDIMKVSGNLLKRGVSVPSLKRELKWEFVPTASVGDIVEPGDVIGIVKETAAVTQKIMVPYGIKGEITSIKGGTYDVTETVATVKTEDGEKELTLMQKWPVRKGRPYKEKKAPYKPLVTGQRVIDTLFPIARGGVAAVPGPFGSGKTVIQHQLAKWAEADIVVYIGCGERGNEMTDVLNEFPELKDPKTGQSLMERTVLIANTSDMPVAAREASIYTGITIAEYFRDMGYSVALMADSTSRWAEALREMSGRLEEMPGEEGYPAYLGSRLAQFYERAGDVVTLGKEGREGALSVIGAVSPPGGDISEPVSQATLRIVKVFWGLDSNLAYKRHFPAINWLTSYSLYVDRIGGWFEENVNKDWLKLRQELMKLLQEEAELDEIVKMVGMDALSAPDRLKMEASRSIREDYLHQNSFHEVDTYTSLRKQYMMMELVLGFYNKSMEALKQGASVDKLIKMPVREAIGRFKYTHEDRLDEAFNEIMDKLAEEVANTLEKEDF; translated from the coding sequence ATGGAGTATAGCAAGGGTGTAATTAAGAAAGTAGCAGGACCTCTTGTAATAGCAGAGGGAATGCGTGATGCCAATATGTTTGACGTGGTTAGGGTTAGCGACAAGCATCTTATTGGTGAAATTATAGAAATGCATGAAGATAGAGCATCAATTCAGGTTTATGAGGAGACAGCCGGACTTGGGCCGGGAGAGCCTGTTGTATCAACGGGAGCGCCTATGTCAGTAGAACTTGGACCGGGTCTTATCGGTAGTATTTATGACGGAATTCAAAGACCACTTGATGATATTATGAAGGTATCGGGCAATCTTCTAAAGAGAGGTGTTTCCGTACCTTCTTTGAAAAGAGAATTAAAATGGGAGTTTGTTCCAACAGCTTCAGTTGGGGACATTGTTGAACCGGGAGATGTTATTGGAATAGTAAAAGAGACAGCGGCAGTTACTCAGAAAATAATGGTTCCATATGGAATTAAAGGCGAAATTACAAGCATTAAAGGCGGAACATATGACGTTACTGAAACTGTTGCCACAGTTAAGACAGAAGATGGTGAAAAGGAATTAACTTTAATGCAGAAATGGCCTGTTAGAAAAGGCAGACCTTATAAAGAGAAAAAAGCTCCTTATAAGCCTTTGGTTACAGGACAAAGAGTTATCGATACTTTGTTTCCAATTGCCAGAGGTGGCGTTGCAGCAGTTCCGGGACCTTTCGGAAGTGGAAAAACAGTTATTCAGCATCAGCTTGCAAAATGGGCTGAGGCAGATATTGTAGTATACATTGGTTGTGGTGAGCGTGGAAATGAAATGACAGATGTTCTTAATGAGTTCCCAGAATTAAAGGATCCAAAAACAGGACAGTCATTAATGGAAAGAACAGTTCTTATAGCCAACACATCTGACATGCCTGTTGCAGCAAGAGAAGCTTCAATTTATACAGGAATTACAATAGCAGAATATTTTAGAGACATGGGCTATTCAGTAGCTTTAATGGCAGACTCAACATCACGTTGGGCAGAGGCTTTAAGAGAGATGTCAGGACGTTTGGAAGAGATGCCCGGTGAAGAAGGTTATCCGGCATACCTTGGAAGCCGTCTTGCACAGTTTTATGAACGTGCCGGGGATGTTGTTACCCTTGGAAAAGAAGGCAGGGAAGGAGCTTTGTCAGTTATCGGTGCTGTATCTCCTCCAGGTGGTGATATTTCAGAACCTGTATCTCAGGCAACACTTCGTATTGTAAAAGTATTCTGGGGACTTGATTCAAACCTTGCATACAAGAGACATTTTCCGGCAATTAACTGGCTTACAAGTTATTCACTTTATGTAGACAGAATTGGTGGATGGTTTGAAGAAAATGTTAATAAAGATTGGTTAAAGCTTCGACAGGAGTTAATGAAATTATTGCAGGAAGAAGCAGAGCTTGATGAAATCGTAAAAATGGTAGGCATGGATGCTTTGTCTGCACCTGACAGACTAAAGATGGAAGCAAGCCGTTCAATAAGAGAAGATTATTTGCATCAGAACTCTTTCCATGAAGTTGATACTTATACATCACTTAGAAAGCAGTATATGATGATGGAATTGGTACTTGGTTTCTATAATAAGTCAATGGAAGCCCTTAAACAGGGAGCAAGCGTTGATAAGCTTATTAAGATGCCTGTACGTGAAGCAATCGGACGTTTTAAATATACACACGAAGACCGGCTTGACGAAGCGTTCAATGAAATAATGGACAAGCTTGCCGAAGAGGTGGCAAATACACTGGAAAAGGAGGACTTCTAA
- a CDS encoding V-type ATP synthase subunit B, with translation MPKEYRTIQEVAGPLMMVRNVENVTYDELGEIELANGEVRRCKVLEVNGSNALVQLFEDSTGINLSNSKVRFLGRSMELGVSPDMLGRVFDGLGNPIDGGPDILPEERRDINGVAMNPAARNYPSEFIQTGISAIDGLNTLVRGQKLPIFSASGLPHANLAAQIAKQAKVIGTDEPFAVVFAAVGITFEESNFFINSFKETGAIDRTVLFINLANDPAVERIATPRMALTAAEYLAFEKGMHVLVIITDITNYADALREVSAARKEVPGRRGYPGYMYTDLATMYERAGRQRGKDGSITMIPILTMPEDDKTHPIPDLTGYITEGQIILSRDLYRKGITPPIDVLPSLSRLKDKGIGEGKTRADHSNVMNQLFSAYARGKEAKELMTILGEAALSDIDLIYAKFADEFEKEYVSQGYDANRSIEETMDIGWKLLSMLPKSELKRIDDKFLEKYYKQQD, from the coding sequence ATGCCAAAGGAATATAGAACAATTCAGGAAGTAGCAGGACCACTTATGATGGTTAGAAATGTGGAAAATGTTACTTACGATGAATTAGGTGAAATAGAACTTGCAAACGGTGAAGTAAGAAGATGTAAAGTTCTTGAAGTTAATGGAAGTAATGCTCTGGTTCAGCTATTTGAAGATTCTACAGGCATTAATTTGTCTAACAGTAAAGTACGTTTTCTTGGAAGAAGCATGGAACTTGGAGTTTCGCCGGATATGCTTGGAAGAGTTTTTGACGGCTTGGGAAATCCAATAGATGGAGGTCCTGACATTCTTCCGGAGGAAAGGCGAGATATTAACGGTGTGGCGATGAATCCGGCAGCGAGAAATTATCCTTCTGAATTTATCCAGACAGGAATTTCGGCAATTGACGGACTTAACACTCTTGTAAGAGGACAAAAACTACCAATCTTTTCAGCTTCAGGTTTGCCACATGCCAACCTTGCAGCCCAGATTGCAAAACAGGCAAAGGTTATTGGAACTGACGAACCTTTTGCAGTTGTTTTTGCGGCAGTTGGTATTACTTTTGAAGAATCAAACTTTTTTATCAATAGTTTTAAGGAAACAGGGGCAATTGACAGAACGGTATTGTTTATCAATCTTGCCAATGATCCGGCGGTAGAACGTATTGCAACGCCTAGAATGGCACTTACTGCAGCAGAATATCTTGCCTTCGAAAAAGGAATGCACGTACTTGTAATTATAACTGATATTACAAACTACGCAGACGCATTAAGAGAAGTTTCTGCAGCAAGAAAGGAAGTTCCGGGCAGACGTGGTTATCCGGGATATATGTATACTGACCTTGCAACAATGTATGAGCGTGCAGGTCGTCAGCGTGGCAAAGACGGTAGTATTACAATGATTCCGATTCTTACAATGCCTGAAGATGACAAGACTCATCCTATCCCTGACCTTACAGGTTATATTACAGAGGGACAGATTATCTTAAGCCGTGACCTTTACAGAAAAGGAATTACACCACCAATAGATGTACTTCCATCTCTTTCAAGACTTAAGGACAAAGGTATTGGCGAAGGAAAAACAAGAGCTGACCACAGTAACGTAATGAATCAGCTTTTCTCAGCCTACGCAAGAGGCAAGGAAGCCAAAGAACTTATGACAATTCTTGGTGAGGCTGCACTGTCAGACATTGATCTTATTTATGCTAAGTTTGCAGACGAGTTTGAGAAGGAATATGTTTCACAGGGCTATGACGCAAACCGTTCCATTGAGGAGACGATGGATATTGGCTGGAAACTTTTGTCAATGCTTCCTAAGTCGGAGTTAAAGAGAATTGATGATAAGTTCCTTGAAAAATATTATAAGCAGCAGGATTAG
- a CDS encoding V-type ATP synthase subunit D, which translates to MAGTRVNPTRMELTKQKKKLLSATRGHKLLKDKRDELVRQFMDLIKENMELRLKVEKGIKNANMEFAIARAGMSEQVLNTALMASKKSLNINQGVKNVMSVDIPTFSTNDEISGNDIYSYGYAFTAGDLDDAVYSLSTVFEDMLKLAEVEKSCQLMATEIEKTRRRVNALEHVIIPEAMENIKYITMKLDENERSTQIRLMKVKDMMVQQAVEERRVQDGL; encoded by the coding sequence ATGGCAGGAACAAGAGTAAATCCAACCCGAATGGAATTAACGAAACAGAAGAAAAAGCTGCTTTCTGCTACTAGAGGTCACAAGCTTTTAAAGGATAAAAGAGATGAGCTGGTAAGACAGTTTATGGATCTTATAAAAGAAAATATGGAATTAAGACTTAAAGTTGAAAAAGGCATAAAAAATGCCAACATGGAGTTTGCCATTGCAAGGGCAGGAATGAGCGAACAGGTTTTGAACACTGCACTTATGGCATCAAAGAAAAGCCTGAATATTAATCAAGGTGTTAAGAATGTAATGAGTGTTGACATACCTACTTTTTCAACTAATGACGAAATAAGTGGAAATGACATATACTCTTATGGCTATGCTTTTACAGCAGGAGATTTGGATGACGCAGTATACTCCTTAAGTACTGTTTTTGAAGATATGCTTAAACTGGCAGAGGTAGAAAAATCCTGTCAGCTTATGGCAACTGAAATTGAAAAAACAAGAAGAAGAGTAAATGCTTTAGAACATGTAATAATTCCTGAAGCAATGGAAAACATAAAGTATATAACAATGAAGTTGGATGAAAATGAGCGTAGCACACAGATTCGTCTAATGAAGGTTAAAGATATGATGGTTCAGCAGGCAGTGGAAGAGAGACGAGTGCAGGATGGATTATAA
- a CDS encoding 2-hydroxyacid dehydrogenase — MKILFYDTKKYDKESFDKVLPKYEDIEIEYVDSDISVRNAVYAKGFEAVCGFVSSDFSAKVIDVLADNGVKIILLRCAGFNNVDIKRAKERGVLVLRVPGYSPEAVAEHAMALALASNRHIHKGYIKVRENNFSLVGLTGLNFFKKTAGIIGTGKIGAAMCRICKGFGMRVIAYDIYQNPDLDFVEYVDLDTLLAESDLISLHCPLTDDSYHMINSESINKMKDNVVLVNTSRGALIDTEDLIKGIRQHKFHSVGLDVYEEETANVFENREDDIMETSITSRLLSFPNVIVTSHQAFLTEEALEAISYTTLENAQSYIEGHIIKQNLVLPRE, encoded by the coding sequence ATGAAAATTTTATTTTATGATACAAAGAAATATGACAAGGAATCTTTTGATAAGGTTTTGCCAAAGTATGAGGACATTGAAATCGAATACGTTGATAGTGATATTTCCGTAAGAAACGCAGTGTATGCCAAAGGCTTTGAGGCTGTATGTGGTTTTGTAAGTTCAGATTTCAGTGCTAAGGTTATAGATGTTTTGGCAGACAATGGTGTAAAGATTATTCTTTTAAGATGTGCCGGTTTTAATAATGTTGACATTAAAAGAGCTAAGGAAAGAGGAGTTTTAGTTCTGAGAGTTCCGGGATACTCACCGGAGGCAGTGGCAGAACACGCTATGGCACTTGCCCTTGCAAGTAACAGACACATTCATAAGGGATACATTAAGGTTAGAGAAAACAACTTTAGCCTTGTGGGTCTTACAGGACTTAATTTCTTTAAGAAAACAGCAGGAATAATCGGCACCGGAAAAATCGGCGCAGCAATGTGTAGAATTTGTAAAGGTTTTGGAATGAGAGTTATTGCATATGACATATATCAAAATCCTGATTTGGATTTTGTTGAATATGTTGATCTTGACACATTGTTGGCAGAAAGTGATTTGATTTCACTTCATTGCCCATTAACAGATGATTCTTATCATATGATAAATTCAGAATCAATAAATAAGATGAAAGACAATGTAGTTCTTGTAAACACATCAAGAGGTGCATTAATTGACACAGAAGACTTGATTAAGGGAATACGTCAGCACAAATTCCACAGCGTAGGTCTTGATGTTTACGAGGAAGAAACAGCCAACGTATTCGAAAACCGTGAAGACGATATAATGGAAACATCCATTACATCAAGACTTCTATCATTCCCAAATGTAATCGTAACATCCCATCAGGCATTCTTAACAGAAGAAGCCTTGGAGGCAATCAGCTATACAACACTTGAAAATGCCCAAAGCTATATTGAAGGACATATAATCAAGCAGAATTTAGTATTGCCACGGGAATAG
- a CDS encoding family 16 glycosylhydrolase, with amino-acid sequence MRKVLAFAVVATATLGIGFAGTTVKAAEPAQNIDISKMKVNWSDEFNGTELNSDHWTPEIGNGNWGWGNNEKEYYKANNISVSDGTMKIKAQTEKVGSYNWTSGRIKSAGKVNIGYGYVEARIKIPSSQGIWPAFWMLGTNGKTWPACGEIDIMEAFNTRSDIQSTIHYPKWNGADQYVYTNRNIRNKTEWHTYGCYRDGSICAFYIDGKLLTSYGTWTNKFVRITDFAETYSTADLTTGNYAGQRSVLNDDYYLLFNVACGGNLAQGNPPTNSDWSATMEVDYVRYYVPKTAEELEQDKKNEVNKKDYDKNTTIVTAPARAKIKTLKNVKKRKMQIKLAKVSGAKGYQIRYCDNKKFQGYSVKNIKKTKVTIKKLDKKETYWVKARAYKVVNGSKKYGAWSKVKKVKIKK; translated from the coding sequence ATGAGAAAGGTATTAGCTTTTGCAGTGGTAGCTACAGCTACATTAGGTATTGGTTTTGCAGGAACTACAGTTAAAGCAGCAGAACCAGCACAGAATATTGATATTTCAAAGATGAAAGTTAACTGGAGTGATGAATTTAATGGAACAGAACTTAACAGTGACCATTGGACTCCGGAGATTGGAAATGGAAACTGGGGCTGGGGAAACAATGAGAAAGAATACTATAAAGCAAACAACATATCTGTATCAGATGGAACAATGAAGATTAAAGCCCAGACAGAAAAAGTTGGTAGTTACAATTGGACATCTGGAAGAATCAAAAGTGCAGGAAAGGTTAACATTGGATATGGATATGTTGAAGCAAGAATAAAGATTCCTTCATCACAGGGAATTTGGCCAGCATTCTGGATGCTTGGAACTAACGGAAAGACTTGGCCTGCATGTGGTGAGATTGATATTATGGAAGCTTTCAACACAAGATCAGATATCCAGAGCACAATCCATTATCCAAAATGGAATGGAGCAGATCAGTATGTTTACACTAACCGTAATATACGTAATAAGACAGAATGGCATACATATGGATGTTACAGAGATGGAAGCATATGTGCATTCTACATAGATGGTAAGCTTTTAACATCATACGGAACATGGACAAATAAGTTTGTAAGAATAACTGATTTCGCAGAAACATATTCAACAGCAGATTTAACAACAGGAAATTATGCAGGACAGCGTAGTGTATTAAATGATGATTACTATCTTTTGTTTAATGTGGCATGTGGCGGAAACTTAGCACAGGGCAACCCTCCAACAAACAGTGATTGGAGTGCTACAATGGAAGTTGACTATGTAAGATACTACGTACCAAAAACAGCAGAAGAACTCGAACAGGACAAAAAAAATGAAGTTAACAAAAAAGACTACGACAAGAACACAACAATTGTCACAGCACCTGCAAGAGCAAAAATCAAAACTCTTAAAAATGTAAAGAAGAGAAAAATGCAGATTAAACTTGCTAAAGTAAGTGGTGCAAAAGGCTACCAGATTCGTTACTGCGATAACAAGAAATTCCAGGGCTACAGTGTTAAGAACATTAAGAAGACAAAAGTTACAATTAAGAAGCTTGACAAAAAAGAAACCTATTGGGTTAAGGCAAGAGCTTACAAAGTAGTAAACGGTTCAAAGAAATACGGCGCATGGTCAAAAGTTAAAAAAGTAAAAATCAAAAAATAA
- a CDS encoding tetratricopeptide repeat protein, which produces MKNIIWEITMEEKNNKEKIAEESVQSNENTVAEEANNKELEINKEETTVEQESAEAEKIVETAEQKETAESTKEVATQEDSEQKQTAKKKDSKSEESEPEEKENGRYKVIAKLEPNLWTYGSPVLFEKGTLERDQVSNINRLSLTFTNIYEEKEIRDLYITIYADDGEGNVEQINHSYLAMGQEYLASKGKAAKITIKNENAVKFIIKIDRVVFVDGSVWTKKDAVLESAGEMEDVEVFAQAKTKDYEDNYVSGMEEVQKDDSASIGNGIEILKRIAWYKNSKELIKTAHKKYDIAVKNEERKQASENIRANRQKDVKKKYMTALVAVGVIIAIVAIVTVAFFIPNKKYKNAEKLLKNQKYTQAVTEFKDLGGFRKSKGFLAEAYYNIGLQALNENDEDKASDYFKKSNDADKSSEYGKQAGAFLDYYAATDALDKKDYDKAQQLFTSSAQAASDFNLINKASAGMAQVSYIKADYSTAWQTIKNVYAKDNKTFQTQYAEYGYAYAKQLIDKGSIKEGMEVYSKVEKLSKSANLSESVYNQAVKLGEAGKIQESLNLLNQIKGNYAKAKTLYDSMNSFHKKVSLWLGTWKHRGTVNGEKTTYYITFSEVLYKGEPCIKIKDMNNKSLGYNVEISSKNHITQIEVGKYMIHFKLKNNHNQKLTYTLLEGKKMLRELKYEGVTYKTKYKKK; this is translated from the coding sequence ATGAAAAATATAATTTGGGAGATAACAATGGAAGAAAAAAACAACAAAGAAAAAATCGCTGAAGAAAGCGTACAGAGTAATGAAAATACTGTAGCAGAAGAAGCAAACAATAAAGAATTAGAAATAAATAAAGAAGAAACTACAGTAGAGCAGGAAAGTGCAGAAGCAGAAAAAATTGTAGAAACTGCTGAACAGAAAGAAACAGCAGAGTCAACAAAAGAGGTTGCAACACAGGAAGATTCAGAGCAGAAGCAAACTGCAAAAAAGAAAGATTCAAAGAGTGAAGAATCTGAACCGGAAGAAAAAGAAAATGGCAGATACAAGGTTATTGCCAAGTTAGAGCCAAATCTTTGGACATACGGAAGCCCTGTTTTGTTTGAAAAAGGAACTCTTGAGAGAGACCAGGTAAGTAACATTAACAGACTTTCACTTACATTTACAAATATCTATGAAGAGAAGGAGATAAGAGATCTCTACATTACAATCTATGCAGATGACGGTGAAGGCAATGTTGAACAGATTAACCACAGCTATCTTGCAATGGGACAGGAATACCTTGCATCAAAAGGCAAGGCTGCAAAGATTACAATAAAGAATGAGAATGCAGTCAAGTTTATCATAAAGATAGACAGGGTAGTTTTTGTAGACGGTTCAGTTTGGACTAAGAAAGACGCTGTACTTGAAAGCGCAGGAGAGATGGAAGATGTAGAAGTTTTTGCACAGGCAAAGACTAAAGACTACGAAGACAACTACGTCTCAGGAATGGAAGAAGTACAGAAAGACGATTCTGCAAGCATTGGAAATGGAATTGAAATTCTTAAACGAATTGCGTGGTACAAGAATAGCAAGGAATTAATAAAGACAGCACATAAGAAATACGATATTGCCGTAAAGAATGAAGAAAGAAAACAGGCAAGCGAAAACATACGTGCTAACAGACAGAAAGATGTAAAGAAGAAATATATGACAGCTTTGGTAGCAGTTGGTGTAATTATTGCAATTGTAGCCATAGTCACAGTAGCGTTCTTTATTCCAAACAAGAAATATAAGAATGCAGAAAAATTGCTTAAGAACCAGAAGTACACACAGGCAGTAACAGAGTTTAAGGACCTTGGAGGATTTAGAAAGAGCAAGGGGTTCTTGGCAGAAGCATATTACAACATTGGTTTACAGGCACTTAATGAAAACGATGAAGACAAGGCTTCAGACTATTTTAAGAAGAGTAACGATGCTGACAAGAGCTCAGAATATGGCAAGCAGGCAGGTGCTTTCCTTGATTATTACGCAGCAACAGATGCATTAGACAAGAAAGATTACGACAAGGCACAGCAGTTATTTACATCAAGTGCCCAGGCAGCATCTGATTTTAATTTAATTAATAAGGCAAGTGCAGGAATGGCCCAGGTTTCATATATTAAGGCAGATTACAGCACAGCATGGCAGACAATCAAGAACGTATATGCAAAGGACAACAAGACTTTCCAGACACAGTATGCGGAATATGGCTATGCCTACGCAAAACAGTTAATTGACAAAGGCTCAATTAAAGAGGGAATGGAAGTTTACTCAAAAGTAGAAAAACTTTCAAAGTCAGCAAACTTAAGCGAAAGTGTTTATAATCAGGCAGTTAAACTTGGCGAGGCAGGAAAGATTCAGGAAAGCTTGAATCTTTTGAATCAGATTAAAGGTAACTACGCAAAAGCAAAAACACTTTATGACTCAATGAACTCATTCCATAAGAAAGTGTCACTATGGTTAGGAACTTGGAAGCATAGAGGAACTGTAAATGGTGAGAAAACAACTTACTACATCACTTTCTCAGAAGTGTTGTATAAGGGTGAACCATGCATCAAAATTAAGGACATGAACAACAAGTCATTAGGTTATAATGTGGAAATCAGTAGCAAGAACCATATAACACAGATTGAAGTTGGAAAATATATGATTCACTTCAAGCTTAAGAATAATCACAATCAGAAATTAACATACACACTTCTTGAAGGAAAGAAGATGTTAAGAGAGCTTAAGTACGAAGGTGTAACATACAAGACAAAATACAAAAAGAAATAA